The Methylomarinum sp. Ch1-1 genome contains the following window.
TTTGCCGTCGGACTGAGCACATAGACGATATGGGCATTCAGCTCATAGCCGTCGTCCACGTTGAGCACTTCAACGTTCTCGACTCTGGCGGCATAGTCATCGGCCCACAGCAACGCCGGCAGCAACGCCAGCAGCGCAACCCCTGCGGCTTTAGTGACGCTTGCCAAGCTTGGCATAGTAAAAACCGTCCATTTGCTCGCTGCCGGAGATGATCTGCCGACCAAACGGTCGCGCCTGGCCCCAGTCCGCGACTATTTTCAGTTCCGCTGCCTCATCATGCCGCGCCAGAAAAGACTCGATCTGCGCTTCATTTTCCCGTTTCAATACCGAACAGGTTGCATACAACAGCACCCCACCCGGTTTCAACAAGCTCCAGGCGGCATTGAGGATCTTCGCCTGCAGTCGCTGCAATTTGTCGATATCGGATTCGCGTCTGAGCCATTTGATGTCCGGATGCCGCCTGATTACGCCTAATGCCGAACAGGGCGCATCCAACAAAATACGATCGAAGCTACGCCCCTGCGCCCATTGCTCAGGTTGAGCGGCATCGGCAACGCACAGTTCCGCTCGCAATTGCAGGCGCTGAAGATTCTCTTCAACCTTGCTCAGCCGGTTCTGATCGATATCGACCGCCAACAACGTTTTCAGCGCCGGCTCCCGCTCCAGTATCGCCGCCGTCTTTCCGCCCGGCGCCGCGCACATATCCAGCACCGCCTGCCCGGCCTGCAGATCCAATAATTGAGCGGCGAGCTGGGCGGCGCCATCCTGCACCGAAACCCGACCGTCCGCAAATCCGGGCAAGCTGTCCACATTGACGGGGCGCTCCAATACGATCGTCGTCTCACAAAAATCGCCGGCTCGAACCTCTATCTGCTCCGCCGCCAGTTGACGCAGATAATCCTCCCGACTGCCTTGGCGCAGGTTTACCCTCAGCGCCATCGGCGCCGGCTGATTATTCGCCTGCAGCATGGCCTCCGCCTGCGCCGGCCAATCGCGCTGGAATTGCTCTATCATCCATTCAGGGTGGGAAAAACGCGCCTGCCGGTCGGCTTCGAGTCGATGCACAAGCGCCTCTTGATCGCGGATATATTGGCGCAGCACGCCATTGATCAATGATTTGGCCCAGGATTTCTTCTTCGCCGCCGCCACCGTCTCAG
Protein-coding sequences here:
- the rsmB gene encoding 16S rRNA (cytosine(967)-C(5))-methyltransferase RsmB — protein: MNLRNLAAQILLRVFKDGQSLTAALESQLDKVPDGKDRAFVQAICYGVCRDYYRLDFMLRQLLSKPLRNKDRDIHMLLLLGIYQLHAMRVQQHAAVSETVAAAKKKSWAKSLINGVLRQYIRDQEALVHRLEADRQARFSHPEWMIEQFQRDWPAQAEAMLQANNQPAPMALRVNLRQGSREDYLRQLAAEQIEVRAGDFCETTIVLERPVNVDSLPGFADGRVSVQDGAAQLAAQLLDLQAGQAVLDMCAAPGGKTAAILEREPALKTLLAVDIDQNRLSKVEENLQRLQLRAELCVADAAQPEQWAQGRSFDRILLDAPCSALGVIRRHPDIKWLRRESDIDKLQRLQAKILNAAWSLLKPGGVLLYATCSVLKRENEAQIESFLARHDEAAELKIVADWGQARPFGRQIISGSEQMDGFYYAKLGKRH